Part of the Candidatus Schekmanbacteria bacterium genome, CAAATGAAGAAGTTGCTCAAAAAAACGAAATATTATCATTCCCTTCGAAAGAAATTAATGAAATAGAAATTTCTTCTTTGGTTAAGGAAAACACAATAGAAGACACCAAAATTTCTCCAAAAGCTATAAAAGATGAATCAACAGATTTACAAAAGGTAATAAAAAATGAAGCTATACCAGAAACAGCAAAGCATCAGGACAAGGACATACACTCTGAAATCCAAGGATTATCGAAAATAGCTGAAAAGAGTAACCAAAAGTTAGAGGAAGGACAAAACAAAGAAAAAGACTTTGGGAAAGAACTGAAAATAGAAGATAAATTTGAAGAATCATTAATCAGGCAACAAAAAACAAACAGAAAAGGAGAAAGCACTTTCAAATTTTCAGACAGCAATCATGACACTTTAAAAGAAGAAAGAACTGATAAAATTGAAACTTCAAAGAATCAGAATAACAAAGAGACCGCTTCAAAGATTCATGAAAACACATTTCAAAATCAACTGCATCCAAAAATCCTTTCAAAGCATAACAGCATTTTATCAAACAATAAAAGTGAACTCTACAACGCCGTTTCAAGGCAAATAGAAGATTCAGTTACAGCACTTCTATCATCGAATAAGAAAGAGATTAAATTGGATATGTCTCCTCCTGATCTTGGTTCTATCAAAGTTGAAATTATTACAAAGAAACATAATGAAGTTGCAATTTCCATCATTGCAAAAGATGCAGATATAAAATCTCTCATCGATACAAACAAAAATGATCTGCTTAACAATATGAATGACAAAGGCATCTTAGTAAAGGAATTTTCCATTGCTGCAGGCAACGATAGAAATATGAATCAAAGATGGCGTGAAAGTTCCAGTGGATCATCAAACAAAAAAATTAGACTAACCGGCATATCTTCCATAGCAGCAAATTCTGTAGAGGATAGCAGAGAAAAAAGATTTCTCACCTTTGATGGAAAGGTGGATGTTTACATTTAGCTAAAAAAGAAAGGAGGGTCTGAAGTGAATATTTCAGATTTGCAAATGACCTTGTCAAGGTTATCACAGTCGTCAAACAACAATTCCACTGCAAATGGAATAGAAAAAAGTTTGGGAAGAGACGCTTTTCTTAAAATGCTTCTTGCACAAATACAGTACCAAAATCCCCTTGAGCCAATGGAAAATACAGAGTTTACAGCTCAACTTGCACAATTTTCAAGTCTCGAACAATTGAGCTCTTTGAATAAAGAGTTTACATCTCTGTCAAATGCAATTGAATCCCAAAAGAACATAATACTTTCGAATCTCGTTGGAAGAGAAGTTGAAGTAATAGGAAATGAAATAAAGGTTTCAAATGGCGAAATACCCTCAATCAGTTTCGACCTAAAAGAAGATGCAAAAAAGGTTGAAATAACAATCTCGAAGAAGAATGGACCCGTTGTCAGAAGATTGACTTTAGGTAACACAGCAGCTGGGAAACATAGTATTCAGTGGGATGGAAAAAATATGGACAATCAGAGTGTCGATGATGGAGCCTATACCTTTATGGTCAGTGCTTATGACCAAAACAACAACCTCATCAGCACATCACCAATAATTAGCGGCAGTGTAGATGGTGTTAGATTCAAGGATGGAGTTCCTTATATAGAAATCAGCGGTTTGGAAATAAGTCCGGAAAATATTTTAAAAGTTAAATAAAGGAGGGATAGATATGTTAAGTGCTTTGTTTTCAGGGATAAGCGGCTTGTCAGCCCATCAAAATGCCATCTCTGTTATCGGCAACAACATTGCCAATGTCAACACTGTTGGGTTTAAAGGAAGCCGCACAGCTTTTTCAAATGTTTTGAGCCAAAGCATCATCGATGTAGGACAAATAGGCAGAGGAGTAAAACTTGCCGATGTAAGCAAAAACTTTGCCCAAGGTTCATTTGAAAGCACTTCAAGTGTCACTGACCTTGCAATCGATGGAAATGGTTTTTTCATAGTTGAAAACAGCAACGGCAGATACTACACAAGGGCAGGACAATTTAGTCTGAACAGCGATGGTTTGCTTGTTACGACAGACGGTTCAAGGGTTCAAGGTTATAGTATCAACTCTTCGGGAAGCAGAGACGGTTCTCTCGGCGATATAGACTTATCATCTCCATCCTCATCTCCAAAAGCAACAACAAAAGTAACGCTTTCACTTAATCTCAACTCAGATGAAAGTGTACCATCTGCATTCAGTACAAGCGACCCTGACGGAACATCAAATTTCTCATCTGCCATAACTGTTTATGATTCTCTTGGAAATGGCCATCTCACAACAGTCTATTTCAGAAAAGACTCTGAAAACACCTGGGAATGGCATGCATTAGTAGATGGTGGAGAGCTAACAGGCGGCACTTCAGGGACTCTTCAGGAAGTTGCTTCCGGTACACTTACATTCAACGAATATGGAGCTCTTGACACCGAAACAACAACCTCATCAGATTTTGATTTTGCTGGCGGGGCGGCACAAAACCAATCAATTACCTTTGAATTTGGCACAAGCATTACCACCGATGGAGGGACAGGACTTGACGGAACGACACAGTTTGCCGCACCTTCTGCGACAAACTTTCAAAATCAGGACGGCTACAGCTCCGGCTCTCTGCAAAGTCTTTCGATAAATGGCGAAGGAATATTGACTGGTCTATTCTCAAATGGCGCAACAAAAGATCTTTACCAACTTGCCCTTGCAAATTTCAAAAATCCCAACGGTCTTACAAGCATAGGCGGAAATCTCTTTGCAGAAAGTAAAGACTCGGGGCTCCCGATTCTTGGCGTAGGGAAATCATCAGGATTCGGAACTATAAATTCAGGGAGTTTAGAACTGTCCAATGTGGACCTCTCACAAGAGTTCGTGAATATGATTACTATTCAGAGAGGTTTTCAGGCAAACTCAAAAATAATCTTAGCAGGCGATGAAATGCTTCAGGACCTTGTCAATCTGAAGAGATAATTGCCTCCCCCGGGGTCCTGTTTTGCTATTATGGCTGCAGGGCCCCACCCTCTATTTTATACTGTAATTTTTAATCCTTTCAGTTTCAAACTAACTATTCATATCATAGCTTTCATAACACTTTCTTTTACCCAAAAAGTTCATTTTAGTAATTCAATATCTTCATTCTATTCCGTCATATATTTGACTTCGAAAGCGGAAATTTGACGAATAAATCTCACAAAAAATTCGGATATCTCGAAACTTTCAAATGTTATTTAAATACACTCTTCATATAAGACATAACTTATTGATTTTATTGTTCTTTTCAAATCAAAAAAAGTTCATAAAAAAATAGTTCCCTTTATCACTTTGGCATAGGCTTTGCATATACATTCAAAGAAAATTTTCACCAATTAAATTTAAGGAGGACATTTAAATGGCTGATGAAAATGAAGAAAAAAAAGAAGCAGCTGAAGCTGCGACAGCAGAAGCCCCTGCTCAACCGGCAAAAAAGAAATTTCCTCTAAAAATGATAATTATCATCGTTGTGGCAGTAATCGTTGTAGCAGGAGGCGCAATCGGAGCAATAACATTTTTAAAAGGCGACAAAGAAGGTGTTGAAGCCAAAGAAGCTGCTGCTACTGAAGAGGTTGAAGAAACCGCTTCCATCGGTATTCCATTGGAAACTTTTATTCTAAATCTCGCAGACAAGGATAGAAACAAATACCTCAAAATTTCAATGGAACTTCGAGTCGGCTCAGAAGAAGTAAAAAAGGAAATTGATGAAAATATGTCAAAAATCAAGGACATCATTGTTGTCTATCTCTCTGCTAAAACATTTGAAGAGGTCAAAACGGTAGAAGGCAAACTCCAGCTAAAAGCAGAACTAATGAAAAGAATAAATTCAATACTCAAAAAAGGAAGCGTTAAAGAGCTCTATTTTACAGAATTTGTTGTCCAGTAAAAGGAATTAAAGGAGATAACCTTGAATCAGATTCTTTCACAAAATGAAGTCGATGCATTGCTTCAAGGCATAAAGTCAGGGGAAATAAAAACTGAAGAAGGTGTTGGAAAGGAACAAGCAAACTCCTCTGCTTTTGATTTTTTGAGCGGCAATCTAAGAATCAAAGGCACATTTCCTGCAATGGATATGGTTTATGAAGTCTTTTGCAGGAAATTGAGGGCAGTAATGTCTCACCTTTTTGGAAAAATCGTTGAAAACATCAGTCTTCGCGACACCTGTATGATGAAATACAAAGAATATATCGGCAATATACAACTTCCATCAAGCTTTCAGGTAGTAAGAATGAACCCACTGCGCGGTTTAGCTTTGATTGTAATTGATTCCAAATTAGCATTTTCTTTTATAGAAAGTATGCTTGGTGGAAAAAGCGAGACCGGATTCGTTATTGAAGACCGTGAATTCACAAATATAGAAATGTCTCTTATAAAGAAAATGCATACAGATATTGCTTCCGAACTCCAAAGGTCTTGGAATGGTGTTTATCCAATAAAAATTGAAGAAGTAAGCATAGAAACAAATCCTCAATTCATATCAATCTGTTTTCCATCGGATATGGTTGTCGTTACTTCAATTGATGTAGACATTCTTGGCTCTATAGATATTTGTATCCCCTGTTCGATTATTGAACCGCTAAAGGGGAAACTCAATAAAAATTTCAGCAGCATTCGAACTGATGTTGACCTTACCTGGCGCAGAATGATGCTGAATCAGCTTACCCAAACAGAATTAGAAATTACTGTCGAACTTGGAGAAGCAGTCATTACAGGAAAGGAGCTTCTCAATCTAAAACCGGGAGATGTGATTAATCTCAATACAGGCCCATCTGACGAATTCAAAATCTATATCGAAGGATACGAAAAACTAAAAGGCGTCGCCGGTGCCGTAAGAGGCAACAAGGCAGCACAATTAACCAAAGGACTTAAAAAAAGGAGGAATCCTCATGGCAGAAGAGCTAAACGCAAAAGAAGCAGCTGATTACTCTCTTGAAGAGATAAATGAAAAAGATAATGAAGCTAATAAAAATGAATCAACAGAGCAGGCAGAGACAACTACAAAGAAGACTTCCATAAAAACAGCAGACCTCAGTCTCATACTTGATATTCCTCTCAAGCTATCAGTGATTTTTGGAAAATCCAAGATGCGAATAAATGACCTTTTACAGCTTGGACAAGGTTCTGTAATCGAGCTTGACAAAGAAGTAGGCGAACCCCTCGAAATATATGCAAATGATAAACTATTAGCTTATGGGGAAGTAGTAGTTATCAATGACAAATTCGGAATTAAACTCCTCAATATTGTAAGCCCTGAAGAAAGGATAACAAAACTAAAATGAAGCAGATATCTTTTACAACTACAATGTTCTTGATGTTGTCTACCTTTTTTTCGCCTATTGTACAGTCTGCCGCAGCAGCGAAAGAAAATGTTCTAAATGAAAAGAATATTTTTTTGATGAATGAAACTAATATTCCAGAGTTCAAAAGTAATTTTATAGAAAGCATCGGAATCCTCTTCATCCTCTTTGGCATTATGACTGTAACTCTTTTTATTCTGAAAAGAATAAAATCAAAAGGCAGACATAGTTCAGGCGCTTTGAGAATAACTTCAAACTGCTATATCGGCAACAATAAAAGAATTAGCATCCTTGAAGTAGATGGACGAAGATATCTCATTGGAATCACTTCAACGCAAATAACACTTTTATCCGAACTCCCTGAAGCAAAAATCAAAGGGAACTTTGAAAGTGAAAATTTGGGGAAAAAAGAACAAAATTTCAAAAAATACTTTGACTCGCTTACATCTTCATCGGGGAAAGAGATTATCAGGGGAATAACAAAAGCATTCAAAAAAGAAAGAATAAACCTAAAATACAGCGATTAATTAAAATGTCTAAAAGAGCAATATTTATAATATTTACAGTCATCGTTCTCTTACCTCAAATCTCACAGGCTGCTCCTGTCCCGATTCCCAATATTAATATTGGTATCACACAATCAGATAATCCTGCAGATATTTCAGCAGGAATGAAGATATTGGCTCTATTGACTATTCTCTCACTTGCTCCTGCAATACTGATAATGCTCACTGGTTTTACAAGAATTGTTATTGTTTTCCACTTCTTGAGACAAGCATTGGGAACACAACAAATGCCGCCTAATCAGGTAATAATTGGGCTATCATTGTTCATAACCTTTTTTATTATGTCTCCTTACTTCATTCAAATAAATGATGAAGCAATTCAGCCTTATCTGCAAAAAAAGATTTCTCAGGAAGAAGCTATAGAAAAAGCCACTGCTCCATTAAAAGAATTTATGACAAAACAGACGAGAAAGAAAGATTTGGCTCTCTTTTTAGAATTATCAAAGAAAAAAAATTTCAAATCGAACAATGATATTCCATTTATGGTTCTTGTCCCATCTTTCATCATAAGTGAGCTCAAAACAGCTTTTCAGATCGGATTTTTGATCTATATCCCCTTTTTGATAATAGATATCGTTGTTTCAAGTGTCTTACTTTCGATGGGTATGATGATGCTGCCGCCGGTAATGATCTCATTGCCCTTTAAGATAGTTCTCTTTGTCCTTGTTGACGGGTGGTATCTAATAGTCGGTTCACTTCTAAAAAGTTTCTATTAGGAGGAAGAAATGAGCCCTGATTTCGTCATAACTATTTCAGTAGAATCATTAAAGACGGCATTTTTAATTTCTGCGCCAATGCTTTTCTTCGGCCTTGCGGCAGGTCTATTAATAAGCATATTTCAGGCAGTTACGCAGATTAATGAAATGACGCTTGCAATCGTTCCTAAAATAATTGCTGTTGCCATAGCCCTCGTTATCTTTGGGTCATGGATGATTAGGTTGATGATAGAGTTTACCAGTAATCTTTTTATCAATATTCCAACATATATCAAATGAATTTATTTTATATTGACATAGAAAAGGTACAGTTTTTTCTTCTGATATTTTTCAGAATAATTGCAATCTTTATAATTGTGCCTGTATTCGGAGATCGCGCAACTCCTTCATTGCTCAAGGCAGGATTTGCCGCCGCAATCTCCTTCATTATATTTCCCATAGTTAGCACCAATATTCACCACTCATTAAATATTCACAACATCTATGAGTTGACGGTATTGATTGTAAAGGAATTGGCGCTTGGTCTTTCAACAGGTTTTATAATTAGGTTGATTTTTGCAGGCATTGACTTTGCCGCTCAAATTGCGGGATTTCAAATGGGTTTTGGCATTGTCAATGTTTTTGACCCACACTTCGAAGAACAGATGTCGATCATTGCCAAATTTCAGAATATTTTTGCTGTTTTAATCTTCTTGGCAATAAATGCGCATCATTACATTATAAAAGCTATCACAGAAAGCTTTGAGATAATTCCGCCGGCTGGTATTAATTTTTCAGGCAAAATCACAGCATTTATGATTACAGTCAGTTCTGAAATATTCACCCTTGCAATAAAGATAAGTGCACCTGTTGTAGCAACACTTCTTATTTCAAATATTATATTCGGAATATTGGTTAGAACCGTTCCGCAAATTAATATTTTTATTGTTACCTTTCCTCTTCTTATCGGAATAGGATTGGTCGTTTTGGGAATTTCAATGCCTTATATTTATCAAATCTTTAAATCAAGTTTTACAGAAATGGACATAAAAATGCTGAGATTATTGAGGCTCTTTTGACAGATTGAGAGTTTAAACTATGGCTGAAAACGATAAAGATAGAAAAACAGAACCTGCAACACCGAAGAGGAGGCAGGAAGCAAGAGAAAAAGGACAGGTTGCGCAGAGTAGTGAAGTAAATACCGTTTTTGTTCTTTTAAGCACTCTCACGGTCTTCTATTTTCTTGGAAACAATATGTTAGTGAAAATGGAAGAGCTGATGCATGGACTTCTCTCCATCAGCAATCATAAGGAAATGATAAAGATGGATTTCTACAATTATATGCTTTTTACAATGAACAAAGTCGCCATAATATTGATTCCCATTTTTGCTGCCGTAGTTATAAGCGGTATATTGGCTCAAATTATTCAAGTAGGATTTGTCTATACCTTTGAACCTCTAAAACCAAAAATCTCTAAAATTAGCCCTATACAGGGTATCAAGAGATTATTTTCCAAAAAGGCGCTTCAAAACCTTCTAAAATCAGTATTAAAAATAATTGGACTTAGCATATGTGCATTCATTGCAGTCAAAGGGGAAATCAAAACTATCCCATCCCTTATATACACAAATGCTTATCAGTTGGTTGAATATATAGGAACGATTTCCTTTAGAGTGTTTAAATACACTATTGGGCTCTTCGTTATAGTAGCTGTTTTAGACTATATCTTTGTAAGACGAGAATATGAAAATGACCTCAAGATGACAAAAGAAGAAGTTAAGGAAGAGTTCAAACAAAGAGAAGGAGACCCTCTCATCAAAGGCAAAATCAGGTCCGTCCAGCGCGAACTTGCAAAAAAAAGAATGCTAAGCGAAGTTCCAAAAGCAGATGTCGTGATTACAAACCCTACAACTTTGGCTGTGGCAATCCTCTACAATCCGGAAAAAAATGATGCACCCCAAGTTGTAGCGAAAGGGAAAGGCTTCTTGGCTGAGAGGATTAAAGAAGTAGCAAGAAAAAATAATGTTCCAATTATGGAGAATAAACCGCTTGCAAGGACTCTTTTTAAAATTGTTGAAGTTGGTATGGAAGTGCCGCCATCACTCTATAAGGCGGTAGCAGAAGTCCTTGCGTATATTTACAGAATCAAAGGGAAACTTAGGAATCTTTAATTATGGCAAATGAAGCGCAAACAGCAGTAAGTATTTTTCCTAATCTTAAAAAAACTGATGCCCTTATGGGCATTGGCGTAATAGCTATACTTGCTATTATGATTATACCACTGCCGCCAACTTTTCTTGACATACTGCTTGCAACAAATGTTACTTTGGCTTTGGTAATAATACTAATATCTATGTATATATTGAATCCTCTTGATTTTTCTCTTTTCCCAAGTTTGCTCTTAGTCACAACCCTTTATCGACTGTCATTAAATGTCGCGTCAACGCGGCTTATTCTCCTTCATGGCAATGAGGGTGTAGCAGCGGCAGGTCATGTAATAAAATCCTTTGGTATGTTTCTCATCGGAGGAAATTATTTTGTCGGTCTTGTTATTTTCTTAATCCTATCTGTCATAAACTTTGTAGTTATTACCAAAGGTTCAGGACGAATTGCCGAAGTTGCCGCAAGATTTACATTAGACTCAATGCCCGGCAAGCAAATGAGCATCGATGCTGACCTTAATTCAGGATTAATTACTGAAAAAGAAGCGATTCAGAGAAGAGAACAGATCAACAAAGAAGCCGATTTCTATGGCGCTATGGATGGTGCCAGTAAATTCGTCAGAGGAGAAGCAATCGCAGGGCTTGTAATAATGGGCATCAATATATTGGGAGGACTTTTAATAGGAATTACACAAAAGAATATGTCTCTTGCTGATGCCGCAAGGTCATATACAATATTAACGATAGGAGACGGTTTGGTCTCACAAATCCCTGCTCTTATAGTTTCCACAGCAGCAGGCCTCGTAGTAACAAGGGCCGCTTCAGATGAAACCCTCGGTGATGATGTAACAAAGCAGATAATTTCTTATCCGAAAGCCGTTGCAATAGCAGGCATCATCCTTTTTTCCTTTGGTCTTATTCCCGGACTTCCTCATCTGCCTTTTTTCATTCTTGGCATAGCAGGTGTCATTGCATCTCAATACTTCGTATCATTAGAAAAATCAGAAGAACAGGAAGTGGAAGATGAAGCTCCGGCTGAAAAATCTTTCGAGGAAACTTTTGAATCTTTACTTTCACCCGATATGCTTGGGCTTGAAGTTGGATACGGAATTATTCCCTTCATTGACACTTCTCAAAATGGTGAACTGCTTCAACGAATCAAATCGATTAGAAGACAAATGGCTATTGAATTGGGAATAATGATACCTCCGATTCATGTAAAGGACAATCTAAATTTCAAACCCGGTGAATACGCAATACTTCTCAAAGGAATAGAGATAGCAAGAGGTAATATGATGTTGGGACACAGTCTTGCATTAGCTGCTGAGACTACAAAGGGCGAAATTGAAGGAATCCCGACAAAAGACCCAACATTTAATTTACCGGCATTGTGGATACCTGACAGCGATAAAGAGAGAGCACAAATATTGGGTTATACAGTAGTTGACATCCCATCTGTTATTGCGACTCATCTTACGGAAACAATCAAAAATTACAGCCATGAGCTTATAGGGCGGCAGGAAGTTCAAAAACTTATCGATGGAATATCAAAAACACATCCAAAACTTGTTGAAGAACTCATTCCAAATAATCTCACTCTTGGCGGTGTGCAAAAAGTTCTTCAAAATCTCTTGAAGGAACAAATACCAATCAAAGATCTAATAACAATACTTGAATGCCTTGCTGATTATTCTCCTTTAACTAAAGATACTGATGTTTTAACAGAGTATGTAAGGCAAGGATTATCGAGATATATATCACATCGATATAGAGACGAAAACAATGAAATGAAAGTTGCCGTTCTCGACACTTATGTGGAAGAAACCATAAGCAATGCGATACAAAATACTTCACAAGGGTCATACCTTGCTCTCGACCCTGAATTTACGCAAAGTTTTCTTGAAAAGATTTCAATGGCTGTCCAAAAATTTAATACTCTGAATCTACAGCCAATCATACTTTGTTCACCGATAATTCGGTTTCATCTAAAACGGCTGACAGAAAAATTTATCCCAAATTTAGCAGTTATTTCTCACAATGAACTTACACCGGACACAAAGATAAACACTATTGAAATAGTGAGTATGTGATGATTTTTAAAACATTTGAAGCAGACAGTTTTGAGAAAGGGCTAAAGCTGGTAAAGAAAGAAATGGGGCCAGATGCCATCATCGTATCTACAAGGACTAAAAAGCCAAATATTCTAAAAGGGTCCTTTTCTAAAAAAATAGAAATAGTAGCGGCATACGATGATGGAATTTATTCAAGTCCGACTTCTTCGCCTCTCTTAAACAAGTCGGATTTATCAAGTGCAAAGACTACGGGAAAAGAATATGGCTATTTCAATAAAGAAAGAAGAAAGCACTCATACTCTTTTGTTAATCACTTCTCAAAAAGAAATTCTTCTGAAGAAGATGAGAATTTTCTAACTCCTTTATTCGACAGCTAT contains:
- a CDS encoding flagellar hook-length control protein FliK, which gives rise to NEEVAQKNEILSFPSKEINEIEISSLVKENTIEDTKISPKAIKDESTDLQKVIKNEAIPETAKHQDKDIHSEIQGLSKIAEKSNQKLEEGQNKEKDFGKELKIEDKFEESLIRQQKTNRKGESTFKFSDSNHDTLKEERTDKIETSKNQNNKETASKIHENTFQNQLHPKILSKHNSILSNNKSELYNAVSRQIEDSVTALLSSNKKEIKLDMSPPDLGSIKVEIITKKHNEVAISIIAKDADIKSLIDTNKNDLLNNMNDKGILVKEFSIAAGNDRNMNQRWRESSSGSSNKKIRLTGISSIAANSVEDSREKRFLTFDGKVDVYI
- a CDS encoding flagellar hook assembly protein FlgD, with amino-acid sequence MNISDLQMTLSRLSQSSNNNSTANGIEKSLGRDAFLKMLLAQIQYQNPLEPMENTEFTAQLAQFSSLEQLSSLNKEFTSLSNAIESQKNIILSNLVGREVEVIGNEIKVSNGEIPSISFDLKEDAKKVEITISKKNGPVVRRLTLGNTAAGKHSIQWDGKNMDNQSVDDGAYTFMVSAYDQNNNLISTSPIISGSVDGVRFKDGVPYIEISGLEISPENILKVK
- a CDS encoding flagellar hook protein FlgE, whose product is MDMLSALFSGISGLSAHQNAISVIGNNIANVNTVGFKGSRTAFSNVLSQSIIDVGQIGRGVKLADVSKNFAQGSFESTSSVTDLAIDGNGFFIVENSNGRYYTRAGQFSLNSDGLLVTTDGSRVQGYSINSSGSRDGSLGDIDLSSPSSSPKATTKVTLSLNLNSDESVPSAFSTSDPDGTSNFSSAITVYDSLGNGHLTTVYFRKDSENTWEWHALVDGGELTGGTSGTLQEVASGTLTFNEYGALDTETTTSSDFDFAGGAAQNQSITFEFGTSITTDGGTGLDGTTQFAAPSATNFQNQDGYSSGSLQSLSINGEGILTGLFSNGATKDLYQLALANFKNPNGLTSIGGNLFAESKDSGLPILGVGKSSGFGTINSGSLELSNVDLSQEFVNMITIQRGFQANSKIILAGDEMLQDLVNLKR
- a CDS encoding flagellar basal body protein FliL, with protein sequence MADENEEKKEAAEAATAEAPAQPAKKKFPLKMIIIIVVAVIVVAGGAIGAITFLKGDKEGVEAKEAAATEEVEETASIGIPLETFILNLADKDRNKYLKISMELRVGSEEVKKEIDENMSKIKDIIVVYLSAKTFEEVKTVEGKLQLKAELMKRINSILKKGSVKELYFTEFVVQ
- the fliM gene encoding flagellar motor switch protein FliM, which produces MTLNQILSQNEVDALLQGIKSGEIKTEEGVGKEQANSSAFDFLSGNLRIKGTFPAMDMVYEVFCRKLRAVMSHLFGKIVENISLRDTCMMKYKEYIGNIQLPSSFQVVRMNPLRGLALIVIDSKLAFSFIESMLGGKSETGFVIEDREFTNIEMSLIKKMHTDIASELQRSWNGVYPIKIEEVSIETNPQFISICFPSDMVVVTSIDVDILGSIDICIPCSIIEPLKGKLNKNFSSIRTDVDLTWRRMMLNQLTQTELEITVELGEAVITGKELLNLKPGDVINLNTGPSDEFKIYIEGYEKLKGVAGAVRGNKAAQLTKGLKKRRNPHGRRAKRKRSS
- the fliN gene encoding flagellar motor switch protein FliN encodes the protein MAEELNAKEAADYSLEEINEKDNEANKNESTEQAETTTKKTSIKTADLSLILDIPLKLSVIFGKSKMRINDLLQLGQGSVIELDKEVGEPLEIYANDKLLAYGEVVVINDKFGIKLLNIVSPEERITKLK
- the fliP gene encoding flagellar biosynthetic protein FliP codes for the protein MSKRAIFIIFTVIVLLPQISQAAPVPIPNINIGITQSDNPADISAGMKILALLTILSLAPAILIMLTGFTRIVIVFHFLRQALGTQQMPPNQVIIGLSLFITFFIMSPYFIQINDEAIQPYLQKKISQEEAIEKATAPLKEFMTKQTRKKDLALFLELSKKKNFKSNNDIPFMVLVPSFIISELKTAFQIGFLIYIPFLIIDIVVSSVLLSMGMMMLPPVMISLPFKIVLFVLVDGWYLIVGSLLKSFY
- the fliQ gene encoding flagellar biosynthetic protein FliQ; the encoded protein is MSPDFVITISVESLKTAFLISAPMLFFGLAAGLLISIFQAVTQINEMTLAIVPKIIAVAIALVIFGSWMIRLMIEFTSNLFINIPTYIK
- the fliR gene encoding flagellar biosynthetic protein FliR gives rise to the protein MNLFYIDIEKVQFFLLIFFRIIAIFIIVPVFGDRATPSLLKAGFAAAISFIIFPIVSTNIHHSLNIHNIYELTVLIVKELALGLSTGFIIRLIFAGIDFAAQIAGFQMGFGIVNVFDPHFEEQMSIIAKFQNIFAVLIFLAINAHHYIIKAITESFEIIPPAGINFSGKITAFMITVSSEIFTLAIKISAPVVATLLISNIIFGILVRTVPQINIFIVTFPLLIGIGLVVLGISMPYIYQIFKSSFTEMDIKMLRLLRLF
- the flhB gene encoding flagellar biosynthesis protein FlhB, with amino-acid sequence MAENDKDRKTEPATPKRRQEAREKGQVAQSSEVNTVFVLLSTLTVFYFLGNNMLVKMEELMHGLLSISNHKEMIKMDFYNYMLFTMNKVAIILIPIFAAVVISGILAQIIQVGFVYTFEPLKPKISKISPIQGIKRLFSKKALQNLLKSVLKIIGLSICAFIAVKGEIKTIPSLIYTNAYQLVEYIGTISFRVFKYTIGLFVIVAVLDYIFVRREYENDLKMTKEEVKEEFKQREGDPLIKGKIRSVQRELAKKRMLSEVPKADVVITNPTTLAVAILYNPEKNDAPQVVAKGKGFLAERIKEVARKNNVPIMENKPLARTLFKIVEVGMEVPPSLYKAVAEVLAYIYRIKGKLRNL
- the flhA gene encoding flagellar biosynthesis protein FlhA, whose translation is MANEAQTAVSIFPNLKKTDALMGIGVIAILAIMIIPLPPTFLDILLATNVTLALVIILISMYILNPLDFSLFPSLLLVTTLYRLSLNVASTRLILLHGNEGVAAAGHVIKSFGMFLIGGNYFVGLVIFLILSVINFVVITKGSGRIAEVAARFTLDSMPGKQMSIDADLNSGLITEKEAIQRREQINKEADFYGAMDGASKFVRGEAIAGLVIMGINILGGLLIGITQKNMSLADAARSYTILTIGDGLVSQIPALIVSTAAGLVVTRAASDETLGDDVTKQIISYPKAVAIAGIILFSFGLIPGLPHLPFFILGIAGVIASQYFVSLEKSEEQEVEDEAPAEKSFEETFESLLSPDMLGLEVGYGIIPFIDTSQNGELLQRIKSIRRQMAIELGIMIPPIHVKDNLNFKPGEYAILLKGIEIARGNMMLGHSLALAAETTKGEIEGIPTKDPTFNLPALWIPDSDKERAQILGYTVVDIPSVIATHLTETIKNYSHELIGRQEVQKLIDGISKTHPKLVEELIPNNLTLGGVQKVLQNLLKEQIPIKDLITILECLADYSPLTKDTDVLTEYVRQGLSRYISHRYRDENNEMKVAVLDTYVEETISNAIQNTSQGSYLALDPEFTQSFLEKISMAVQKFNTLNLQPIILCSPIIRFHLKRLTEKFIPNLAVISHNELTPDTKINTIEIVSM